The DNA sequence gtattcactagaaaatcttgcttttagtattcggaaagacgcgaccacttcacgcaaaaaagcactcaaaggcattggccccgcatacatggacgacactacataatcaggcaatgaatcacgcagtctagcttgaatcattgttctcagaaaagcatccttttgatcacgcaaaaaagtaaacctgcttacaatctgtttgaggaacaaatgtgacaaccccagccccccgttaaacactctatggaacagattactacgacttgtacgttcccatgttgaggcccaaatgAACACCGCAAATACTCTATGtagcttttgcacagacatcctcgtcagacataatgcttgcatcacataaaagattttcgcgactaaaaacaaattacacactgtggctcttgcaaacattgaaaatttatgccctccccatttgccggtctgggttttcattcgcgctacttcattgtcccaatattctttgctatctcgataatgttcgagggggacacctaggtaggtgcctggagttaccgcccattgcatgttacaaaaagtctcaggcttgtattgccaattcccatgccaaaaaccaagacacttcttccagttaatagcacttccacttgcagtacaaaattttacagcctcttgtacaactgctttgacactgtcatagtccgtacaaaacactgctacatcatcagcatatgctaaaactcgaacttcagttttatgaaacGTGTAACCCCGAatgtttgggctcttcagcagccgcaaacaaaagggctcgaggtagagagcgaaaagcaggggggataaagggcagccttgtctcacagacgacagcacaggaataccatcacttaactgcctattaattatcagcttcgctatacaaccattgtacatcattttaacaccttctgtaataacagttccaacattgatatggtctaggatcgagaacagaacttcgtgtacgactttatcgaacgccttgtgcagatctaattgcaacatggccacgcgcccatacattccgtcacagcattcaaggacagttctagctgtgtgaacattggtaaatattgacctgccttttatgccgcatgtttgatgtggccctacaagtgacgtaataacactttgaaggcgtcgagctaaaatcttcatgaatatcttatagtccacgtttgttagactgatgggacggtatgattcaacagactgtaacttaatcggatcattcgttttaggaattagcactacgtgggacgctcggaaggatggaggacttgctttcatttcatagaattcgctaatcagcctttcaagtgcgactgccatttctgttctaaaggctttatatagagatgcaccgagaccgtctggcccaggcgacttgtttgaactaagctccagaatcgctgattcaatttcctcagccgtgatactggcttctagagcgtgcacaaggtcatcctctaatctcggcatcagcgataggaattctgttctgaagtagtcagtgtccggagtattaaggctgaaaatatctgtgtaatgttcgacgaatgcctgcttgattatttctcttcgatttgtgatttcgttttgatagcatatttccgttatctctttcgacaaagcgtgccttttttcatcactgagcgcgcgtttggtgggcgtctctccggaccacagtttctcgttacgcgcccttatcactgcgccacggtacatttcttcgtctattgcctcgagcttagttttagtctctttaatttcttttgtgaacaatcccggctcgtagcactccgtacttagcataaaatctagggcactctgcagctctttaactcgttgtttttcttttcgccggaGCGCGCATGATCTATCAATAGCGGCTCTTTTAATATCACATTTGAACTGCTCCCATACTTGCATAAAACTTCCGGagttacttcgcagcatgttcgctatataatccttgactttagttacgtactcttcatcttccagtaatttatcattaaacttccacaagtcccaattaaatttcgcagctattctCTTCGTACCGATTGTAACCATGACTAGACAGTGATCACTAAAAGAGACATAGGTCGTCTGGTAGTCAGAACATGACAGCGAACATTCGACAGGAACATATATACGgtccaatctagcatgactgcctccctgaaagtgagtgtacttTGCCTGGCCTTCATGCGTCGATATCAAGCCTACATCTTCAAGGTCGTGCTCACCTACAATTTCGGAAAGTAACTCGGCGCTCCTATCTCGAAAGGAACGGTTTGTTGTCCTATCCTCTGGTCTACAGAcgcaattgaaatcaccaagcaagATCACTCGCCTTTCAGTAAGCAGGACAGGCTTCACCTGTCGGAAGAAACTCTCCCTTTCAGCAACTGCATTCGGAGCGTATACACACACAGCTCTCCAAGCCACTCCATCCGATTCAAAATCACACATTACTAGACGCCCACTTTCACACGAGAACACAGTATCGACAGCACCAataccatttcttaaaaaaataacgcAACCCCCCGCTCTTCCAACAGCATGACATACGCAAACGCTGTATCTGCTACGATAGACCGCTACCATTCTGTCTGTTTGTTCTTCGTCTTCAATTTTAGTTTCCTGAACCGCGAGcaaatctatttcattttctaGCAAAAGGCGGCTCAGTTGCAGTTGCCTTCTACGCGCCGACAGGCCCCTTACATTAAGCGTAGCAACACGCACGCTGGACGTGAGGTTGGTAGCCATCTAAGCAAAAGGGAGACGCCGATCAGTCTACTCACACATCAAACAGAGTGAATCCACATCCATTAAGGCATTTGAGCTTAGTACTGACCCGATCAAGGACCGGGCTTCAACCGTTGTGGCAAAAGTAGCCTCCGCTAAGGCGGAGGGAGAGCAGACGCAGTACTGCGTTCCGGTGGCAGTTTCGGTTTGGGCTTGAACGGTCCGCGGCGCGTTGAAGGTGCCTTCGGCGGAGGCTCCTCGCCGCGTTCACCGACCAATCTCGGTTCCTGATTATCCGAATCTTCGTGAGCCCGCTTCACTGGTACACTTGACGCTGCGGGCatctcggtatcggcgtcttcctgTTTGTCGCCCTGCTGCCCAGTCGTAACCAGGGTTACAGCAGTCACGCTATCCGCTTTTTCCGGAAGGAACGCTGGCTTTGATGCGACGGCCGGCTGGGTTTGTTCCTTACCGGCTTGGCTGGTATCTGCAAGGGGTGCGGGTGCGGTTTCCTTGGATGTTGACTCCTTGATAGCATAATCTCCCCCACTTCCGCGGGTTGCTTCGACCGCGTCTGCTTCATCCATGATGTGTTCGGCCGCTTCATCACTTCGTGCCTGGCCCGCAACATTAGCGTAGCTACGCACGCACTGGCTCTCATCGTGGCCGAAACGCCGGCATAGCCCGCAGCGTGGCACCCGACACTCACGGCGTATGTGTCCTTTTCCACGGCACCGAAGGCTGAGCGGAGCCCTACCAGGAACATGGACGAGAGCAACGTCCTCACCAACGCGCAACTGATGGGGCAAGTCCTCGATGGTAACACCCACCTTCAATTTCAGTGTAACCGACCGTGTTGTTGAAGCCTTGTCGACACAGCCTTTAACCTTCCATTTATCACGGGTTATTTCGGTCACTTTTCCGAACGCTGCTAATGCCACGCGCACGTCGTCGTCTTGCACACCGTGGAGCAGCCAAAACAGCTTCAGCCTGACGCCTCGGTTGGTCGGATCAATAACCACGCAGCGGTGGTCTTTCACATTGAAAGCTTCGGCCTGCAGAATCTTTGCCTTCGCTCCTTCGCTGTTGAAAGTAACGGCCCACAGGTGGTTCATCTGATATGCCCCAAGGGCAACCACATCCGGCAGCAATGACAGACGCGCTAGGGCGTCGCGAAAATGCTCGACGCGATATGGCCTGGCGGTGACATCACCATGCAGAAATACTGTGTTCAAAACACTCGAACCTGATGGCAAATGAGGAACAACCATTTCATAATCCTGGGCAGGCATTTCAGTGCTCCTGATACCGCGACCCGGCTGGGCCGCTAAAGCCGCTCCTTGGGAGCCCATGAAGCacacgtccgtcacgctcggtggtCGGAAGTCGTctcactcagccacgagtttgatggttcaaagcgggagaaaagcgtctctagtgaatgcggtgttgccttagaaacgtgccgtagaagattatactgcggtgtatatcggtaattatgagcatgtaaattgcagaagtcgcagttacacgagtagcgaagtacgtttccgctacatttcttctgcgctctgcacacacgcagagccatcttgctgcAAACACACAAGACCCCCTCcccgcaatgtacggcgctgccccgacacgtggcgctcCACTCGCCCCGTGATCGCGTCctccttcatggcgcgtcgcggcccggctgtccgtgccgatcacgacgtttggctcgcgtcgcgtagatcgttttgagtgggcggtgcgaacggggtacgataacgctatcacgttccaatcttgaaggcgaagcttaaacgtcctccaattttttttactcatcacaactcatcctgtaagagcagattatgtaCGAGCTGTAATCTACcttcagtaaatacataaatatgTTAGATTAAGTTGTGATTAATTTTGTGATTTTCCTTGTTATGCTTCTTATCTTAGCGAGCATGACTGACTTATGTAAAGCTTTCCTatggcttggcacatatacagaagaaagtgtttctataaacaatgGAGGTCACGGAAGGTTGAGTGCAAAAGTACATTATTACATTTCAGAGAATATAGAAAAAAATTGTCGAAATCTCCGAATTCTTAACTTCTTTTAAAATTCAAATTTTACCTCCTCTaacttcttttgtctttgtctatGATTATCTACCAGAGTAGTCTTTTGTAAAGTCAAACACATCCAAACAATGCATTCTtagcaacaaagtgtgaatacctgttcttgatttctgcctatttttagtgtccccttaaggtAACATAGGCGCAAAAGCTTGACTTCACAATGTATTTCTTCCCACACAACAGGAGCCGATGagaagccacattaatggtgggTGAAATAAAGCATTTTCTGTGCTTCACTTTCCACTGTCGCTCCCAACTAGAGTGACTTTTTGCTTTCTTGTCTACTCTAGCACAGATGCTGCACCGTTCACTTGGCGGCCAAAGCAAATTTCACACCACAACGGGATGATACATTTTTTTGTAATTCTAAGCAAACCCTTGGATATACGAGATTAAGTAATCAtaaatttaatgattactttgcctctctagttgaaagcacttatgatcaagatgccttgatgtatttgcccagtccccttacacattctttgtatattgatgagactgatgacactgaggttttaaatgtgttcaaaaattttaggcGATCTAAAAGTGAGGATGTGCATGGATTAAAAATAcaaccaattctttttgttattgacctGCTCACCCCTTGCCTCACTCACATTTACAACATCTCCCTAACCTCTGGCATTTTTCCTCAACAGATGAAAATCGCAAGGGTAGCTGTGGTTTACAAAGGCGGAGAAAGGGAAAACTTAAGCAACTATAGACCAATCTCAATTCTTCCACTGTTttcaaaaggtttagaaaaaattattctccttagaatgactgccttttttaacaagtattctgttttaacaccatgtcaatatggcttcaggtcaggctgctcgactgaaactgctcttcttaaacaaaaggaactaattttgaaaaatatagaggcgAGGAAACTAACATTGGGAGTATTCCTAGATttctcaaaggcctttgacaGAATTAACCATGGAACACTATTAGAAAAATTGAATTTTTATGGTACACGCGGAATAGTTTTAGatttaattagaagttacataaccaatagaaagcaatgcgtatcaataaatagaaaattatcttcgtttaaacttattaagcaaggcgtgcctcaaggtagcatattgggaccacttctatttatcatttacataaatgacattgttaatattgatATTTCGATTACCTATattatttacgcagatgatactagtTTATTCTTCTCAGGAACTAAGGAGGATGAACTCATCAACTTTGCAAATGAAATACTTCACAAGATATATAACTGGTCTGTAAAAAATTCTCTCCAGTTAAACTGCTCCAAGACAAAAGCGGTCCTCTTTAGAGCGAAGTCCACGCCTTGTGATCTAACCCAATGCCTCAcactcaatgacacaaaaatagaactttccgctacagcaaaaacattgggtgttatcttccatgaattgatgctatgggaccaccacaccgattacttacgaaataaacttagtaaagcgttaggtatgttgcgcagatgccagaggctactaccaataccacagaaacttatggtttataacgcactatttgcttctcacctgcgctattgtaacctggtctggtcaaatagtactaagaaatcattaggtaatttagtttcagttcaaaagaatgccttacgtgcTATTTCAGACTTACCTTACAATGGACATACGCGTGACATATTCCGGAAATTCAAGATTTTACGTGTAGACCGCCTTTATGAGTATcaacttatgtgttcttttaaACGTGACATGGTTAAGAGTACTAATCACATCATAaacatcgcgaacttgcagcggaatccttcttttcgcctaaatcgatatacggaacactgggaagtcccgcgccctcggactaactatggccttcaagcactctcctactgtcttccctctacacttaacaaatatagtctaaatgatgtaaacatacgccatatatccaagagcacattactgcaaaaatttctgtgaataattaactttttggtttgtcggttgaaaagtatttctttgctatttctagttgtcatttctggttttcatgcatacatgtatgcgtgtgtgcatgtgtgtatgtatgtatatatatatatatatatatgtatatgtgtatgtgtatagatgtgtgtatatatatgcgtctgtGAATATGTACATATTGACCTTGCCACAAGAATGTACTACGAATatgttgccatgttgctgcctgttgttcatggggaggtgggactagtcaagctgccgttatgcagcttttatcctgccatccctaccgctttgtatatattagtgtacttatgtggtaaaataaactgcttcttcttcttcttctaatgGCAAActtatatttttgctttgtatctttaTCCTCTTGTTGACATTTAACTTTAGCCACTTTGCTACTTTTTTGCAGGTGCAGACAGGCCATTGCACCAATGCTAGGTTAAGATAACACCAGAGCAAGTAGAAAGCAAGCACAGATATTCATAATTTGGGTACCCACTGTGCATCGtgtggatatgtttcaatgtaGGACAAA is a window from the Dermacentor variabilis isolate Ectoservices chromosome 3, ASM5094787v1, whole genome shotgun sequence genome containing:
- the LOC142576692 gene encoding uncharacterized protein LOC142576692: MGSQGAALAAQPGRGIRSTEMPAQDYEMVVPHLPSGSSVLNTVFLHGDVTARPYRVEHFRDALARLSLLPDVVALGAYQMNHLWAVTFNSEGAKAKILQAEAFNVKDHRCVVIDPTNRGVRLKLFWLLHGVQDDDVRVALAAFGKVTEITRDKWKVKGCVDKASTTRSVTLKLKVGVTIEDLPHQLRVGEDVALVHVPGRAPLSLRCRGKGHIRRECRVPRCGLCRRFGHDESQCVRSYANVAGQARSDEAAEHIMDEADAVEATRGSGGDYAIKESTSKETAPAPLADTSQAGKEQTQPAVASKPAFLPEKADSVTAVTLVTTGQQGDKQEDADTEMPAASSVPVKRAHEDSDNQEPRLVGERGEEPPPKAPSTRRGPFKPKPKLPPERSTASALPPP